Proteins encoded within one genomic window of Hyalangium minutum:
- a CDS encoding MBOAT family O-acyltransferase → MPSTSISYLAFLALVFALYWAVHRHRVARLGVLLVSSLYFYTVWTPLPVLVFFWGAAVDHLIVRGLARTQSSRLRKLLVTASVVSNLGMLATFKYAELFRETARSLLAPWGIEVRQEPFGLILPIGLSFLCFQAISYVVDVYRGKASAEHSYLEHLLYLLFFPRVVSGPIVRASALLDRFNDVPTLTTEQGGRAMYRIAVGLVKKMVIADVLGSGLVDPVFGDPAAYTSAECAMAAVAYTFELYFDFSGYSDIAIGAAALLGFEFPENFARPYLAKNLFEFWNRWHMSLSSWLRDYLYIPLGGNRASKPRVLFNLMTVMVLGGLWHGADWRFAVWGAVHGVGLCITRTWWWIRGGRPEKESVSWLRAGVGMLFTFTLVVLTRVVFRAPDMTHAAEFYERMLLFIPGLANVSMLVWIMLAVAVVSHALPMKLYELGGTLFVRLPVPVRAVVLVGIGLGIRHLASVEARPYVYLQF, encoded by the coding sequence ATGCCGTCCACCAGCATCTCCTATCTGGCCTTCCTGGCCCTGGTCTTCGCGCTGTACTGGGCGGTGCACCGCCACCGAGTGGCGCGCCTGGGCGTGCTGCTCGTCTCGAGCCTCTACTTCTATACGGTGTGGACACCGCTGCCGGTCCTGGTCTTCTTCTGGGGCGCGGCGGTGGACCACCTCATTGTCCGGGGACTGGCGCGGACGCAGTCTTCCCGGCTGCGCAAGCTGCTGGTGACGGCGTCGGTGGTGTCGAACCTGGGCATGCTGGCCACGTTCAAGTACGCGGAGCTGTTCCGCGAGACGGCGCGGTCGCTGCTGGCGCCCTGGGGCATCGAGGTGCGCCAGGAGCCCTTCGGGCTGATCCTGCCCATCGGTCTGTCGTTCCTGTGCTTCCAGGCGATCAGCTACGTGGTGGACGTGTACCGCGGCAAGGCGAGCGCGGAGCACAGCTACCTGGAGCACCTGCTCTACCTGCTCTTCTTCCCGCGCGTCGTCTCGGGGCCCATCGTGAGGGCCTCGGCGCTGCTGGATCGCTTCAACGACGTGCCCACGCTGACGACCGAGCAGGGCGGCCGGGCGATGTACCGGATCGCGGTGGGCCTGGTGAAGAAGATGGTGATCGCGGACGTGCTGGGGAGCGGGCTGGTAGACCCGGTCTTCGGAGACCCCGCGGCGTACACCTCGGCCGAGTGCGCGATGGCGGCAGTGGCCTACACGTTCGAGCTGTACTTCGACTTCTCGGGGTACTCGGACATCGCGATTGGCGCGGCGGCACTGCTGGGCTTCGAGTTCCCAGAGAACTTCGCGCGGCCGTACCTGGCGAAGAACCTCTTCGAGTTCTGGAACCGCTGGCACATGAGCCTGTCGAGCTGGCTGCGGGACTACCTCTACATTCCGCTGGGCGGCAACCGGGCCTCGAAGCCACGGGTGCTGTTCAACCTGATGACGGTGATGGTGCTGGGCGGCCTGTGGCACGGGGCGGACTGGCGCTTTGCGGTGTGGGGTGCCGTGCACGGCGTGGGCCTGTGCATCACCCGCACGTGGTGGTGGATCCGAGGCGGACGGCCGGAGAAGGAGTCGGTGAGCTGGCTCCGCGCGGGCGTGGGGATGCTCTTCACGTTCACGCTGGTGGTGCTGACGCGCGTGGTGTTCCGGGCACCGGACATGACGCACGCGGCCGAGTTCTACGAGCGCATGCTCTTGTTCATCCCGGGGCTGGCCAACGTGAGCATGCTGGTGTGGATCATGCTCGCCGTTGCGGTGGTAAGCCACGCGCTGCCGATGAAGCTCTACGAGCTCGGGGGGACGCTCTTCGTACGTCTGCCCGTTCCGGTGCGCGCGGTGGTGCTGGTGGGAATCGGCTTGGGCATCCGCCACCTGGCCTCGGTCGAGGCCCGGCCGTACGTCTACCTGCAGTTCTGA